Proteins from a genomic interval of Pseudoruegeria sp. SHC-113:
- a CDS encoding glutathione S-transferase gives MTNLPILYSFRRCPYAMRARLALQSAQLKVELREILLRDKAPAFLAASPKGTVPVLVTKGEVIEESLDIMLYALRQNDPEGWLHRENEALALIAECDGPFKQALDRYKYASRIPDSDPEAERQKAALFLRKLDDMLRHSPWLLADRPTLADMATLTFLRQFAMVDRLWFDAQPWPHLHRWLDSFLASDRLAAIMRKYSTWQADDPLTIFP, from the coding sequence ATGACGAACCTCCCGATCCTCTACTCCTTCCGCCGCTGCCCCTACGCCATGCGCGCCCGCCTCGCGCTGCAAAGCGCGCAGCTGAAGGTCGAGCTGCGCGAAATCCTCCTGCGCGACAAAGCCCCCGCTTTCCTCGCCGCCTCGCCCAAGGGAACCGTGCCTGTTCTTGTCACAAAGGGCGAAGTGATCGAGGAAAGCCTAGACATCATGCTCTACGCCCTGCGCCAGAACGATCCCGAAGGCTGGCTGCACCGCGAAAACGAAGCGCTGGCCCTGATCGCGGAATGCGATGGCCCCTTCAAACAGGCCCTCGACCGCTACAAATACGCCAGCCGCATTCCGGATTCGGATCCCGAAGCGGAACGCCAAAAAGCGGCTCTGTTCTTGCGGAAACTGGACGACATGCTCCGCCACTCCCCATGGCTCCTCGCGGATCGGCCCACATTGGCCGACATGGCCACGCTCACCTTCCTGCGCCAATTCGCCATGGTCGATCGCCTCTGGTTTGATGCGCAGCCCTGGCCCCATCTGCACCGCTGGCTGGATAGCTTCCTGGCGTCCGATCGCCTCGCCGCCATCATGCGAAAATACTCGACATGGCAAGCGGACGATCCCCTCACCATTTTTCCTTGA
- a CDS encoding chloramphenicol phosphotransferase CPT family protein: protein MARVLILHGASSSGKSTLIQAIRAQSPVPLLHLSFDHLRDSHALDLAAFTSKGADWQSHRSKIFSGLHRAVAGFAEAGNDLILEHILDSPGWHNELQKLLADHAIFFVCLHTSLPQLEAREAARGNRAAGSAKADAAHIHGGLTYDLELSGEDAPDINARKLLRHWATHTSPSAFFTGRANGQTNGQTR, encoded by the coding sequence ATGGCGAGGGTGCTGATCCTTCACGGAGCGTCCAGCAGCGGGAAATCGACCCTGATACAGGCCATTCGCGCCCAATCCCCGGTGCCGCTGCTCCATCTGTCCTTCGATCACCTGCGCGACAGCCACGCCCTCGATCTTGCGGCCTTCACGTCCAAGGGCGCGGACTGGCAAAGCCACCGCAGCAAGATCTTTTCCGGCCTGCACCGCGCCGTGGCGGGCTTTGCTGAAGCTGGCAATGATCTGATCTTGGAACACATCCTCGACTCCCCTGGATGGCACAACGAGTTGCAAAAGCTGCTCGCCGATCACGCCATCTTTTTCGTCTGCCTTCACACGTCCCTGCCTCAGCTCGAAGCCCGTGAAGCCGCAAGGGGGAACCGAGCCGCCGGCTCCGCCAAGGCCGATGCCGCACATATCCACGGTGGCCTCACCTATGATCTGGAGCTGTCTGGCGAAGATGCCCCTGACATCAATGCCCGCAAGCTCTTACGCCACTGGGCCACTCACACCAGCCCCTCGGCTTTCTTTACAGGGCGGGCGAATGGGCAAACAAACGGCCAAACCAGATGA
- the mtaB gene encoding tRNA (N(6)-L-threonylcarbamoyladenosine(37)-C(2))-methylthiotransferase MtaB, producing MAAKPPVFATLGCRLNAYETEAMKALSAEAGVENAVVVNTCAVTAEAVRKARQEIRKLRRENPDAKLIVTGCAAQTEPDTFASMDEVDLVVGNTEKMQPATWESLKGPDFVGETEKVQVDDIMSVTETAGHLIDGFGTRSRAYVQVQNGCDHRCTFCIIPYGRGNSRSVPAGVVVDQIKRLVQKGFNEVVLTGVDLTSWGADLPAQPKLGDLVMRILKLVPDLPRLRISSIDSIEVDENLMQAIATEPRLMPHLHLSLQHGDDLILKRMKRRHLRDDAIRFTEEARALRPDMTFGADIIAGFPTETEDHFANSLKLVTECDLTWLHVFPYSKREGTPAARIPQQVNGKLIRARAARLREAGDAQVQKHLRAQLGQTHQVLMENPRMGRTAQFTEVSFASDQPEGQIVQAVITGLSGSQLTAA from the coding sequence ATGGCCGCCAAGCCCCCTGTCTTCGCGACGCTTGGCTGTCGCCTGAACGCCTATGAAACCGAGGCTATGAAGGCCCTCTCGGCTGAAGCCGGGGTCGAGAACGCCGTGGTGGTGAACACCTGTGCCGTCACAGCGGAAGCCGTGCGCAAGGCGCGGCAGGAAATCCGCAAGCTGCGCCGCGAAAACCCGGACGCCAAGCTCATCGTCACCGGCTGCGCGGCGCAAACAGAGCCAGACACCTTCGCCAGCATGGATGAAGTCGATCTCGTCGTCGGCAACACCGAAAAGATGCAGCCAGCCACCTGGGAAAGCCTGAAAGGACCCGATTTCGTCGGCGAGACGGAGAAGGTGCAGGTGGATGACATCATGAGCGTCACCGAGACCGCCGGGCACCTGATCGACGGCTTCGGCACCCGCTCGCGCGCCTATGTGCAGGTGCAGAACGGCTGTGATCACCGCTGCACCTTCTGCATCATCCCCTACGGAAGGGGCAATTCGCGCTCGGTGCCTGCGGGCGTCGTGGTGGATCAGATCAAGCGGCTGGTGCAGAAGGGCTTCAACGAGGTGGTGCTTACCGGTGTCGATCTCACCAGCTGGGGCGCGGATCTGCCCGCGCAGCCCAAGCTGGGCGATCTAGTGATGCGCATCCTGAAGCTGGTGCCCGATCTGCCGCGCCTGCGCATTTCCTCCATCGACTCGATCGAGGTGGACGAGAACCTCATGCAGGCCATCGCCACCGAGCCGCGCCTGATGCCGCATCTGCACCTCAGCCTGCAGCATGGCGACGATCTGATCCTCAAGCGCATGAAGCGCCGCCATTTGCGCGATGACGCCATCCGCTTCACCGAAGAGGCGCGCGCCTTGCGCCCGGACATGACCTTCGGCGCCGACATCATCGCAGGCTTCCCGACCGAAACCGAAGACCACTTCGCCAATTCGCTGAAACTGGTGACGGAGTGCGACCTGACATGGCTGCACGTCTTCCCCTACTCCAAACGCGAAGGCACCCCGGCGGCGCGAATCCCGCAGCAGGTGAACGGCAAGCTGATCCGCGCCCGCGCCGCGCGTCTGCGTGAGGCGGGCGATGCGCAGGTGCAAAAGCACCTCAGGGCGCAACTCGGTCAAACCCATCAGGTGCTGATGGAAAACCCGCGCATGGGCCGCACCGCTCAGTTCACCGAAGTCAGTTTCGCTTCCGATCAGCCCGAAGGCCAGATCGTGCAGGCCGTGATCACCGGCCTCTCCGGCAGCCAACTCACCGCCGCCTGA
- the dapF gene encoding diaminopimelate epimerase → MRDAASSESLTFMKMHGLGNDFVVLDSRGREAVVTESLARGLGDRHRGVGFDQLAEIRSSDVADIDLDFWNSDGSRAGACGNATRCVAQYMMDQLGQDSLTIRTSRGLLRAERAAAGQVAVNMGHPQLDWAEVPLAHETDTLQLPLAGDPVAVGMGNPHCVFFVEDAEAVDVAKVGARFETDPLFPQATNVEFAEVRNDGEIRMRVWERGTGITLACGSGACATAVAAHRRGLTGRTVRMEVDGGWLLLDWREDGVWMTGPTAHVFDATLSRAFLEAL, encoded by the coding sequence ATGCGCGACGCAGCCTCCTCCGAATCCCTGACGTTCATGAAAATGCACGGGTTGGGCAATGACTTCGTGGTCCTCGACTCACGGGGGCGGGAGGCTGTTGTCACCGAAAGCCTCGCGCGCGGGCTGGGCGATCGCCACCGGGGCGTGGGCTTTGATCAGCTGGCCGAGATCCGCAGCAGCGACGTGGCCGACATCGATCTGGATTTCTGGAACAGCGACGGCAGCCGCGCCGGGGCCTGTGGCAATGCCACCCGCTGCGTGGCGCAATACATGATGGATCAACTTGGGCAGGACAGCCTGACAATCCGCACCAGCCGGGGCCTTCTGCGCGCCGAACGCGCCGCCGCCGGGCAGGTGGCCGTCAACATGGGCCATCCGCAGCTTGACTGGGCCGAGGTGCCGCTCGCGCACGAAACCGACACGCTGCAACTGCCACTCGCGGGCGATCCCGTCGCCGTGGGCATGGGCAACCCCCATTGCGTGTTCTTCGTGGAGGATGCCGAGGCGGTGGATGTGGCCAAGGTCGGCGCGCGTTTCGAAACAGATCCGCTCTTCCCGCAGGCCACCAACGTGGAATTTGCCGAGGTGCGCAATGACGGCGAGATCCGCATGCGCGTCTGGGAGCGCGGCACCGGCATCACGCTGGCCTGCGGCTCCGGCGCCTGTGCCACTGCCGTGGCCGCCCACCGGCGCGGCCTCACCGGTCGCACCGTCCGCATGGAAGTGGACGGCGGCTGGCTGCTGCTGGACTGGCGCGAGGATGGGGTTTGGATGACAGGCCCCACCGCCCATGTGTTCGACGCCACGCTCTCGCGCGCCTTTCTGGAGGCCCTGTGA
- a CDS encoding Lrp/AsnC ligand binding domain-containing protein, with protein sequence MSCLFIQIQCRPGTTYKVAEAIALKEIHSELYSTSGQYDLLMKLYVPEGQDVGKYINGHLLDIDGIERTYTTQTYKAF encoded by the coding sequence ATGAGCTGCCTTTTCATCCAGATCCAGTGCCGCCCCGGGACGACCTACAAGGTGGCCGAAGCCATCGCGCTGAAGGAAATCCACTCAGAGCTCTATTCCACCTCCGGGCAGTATGATCTGCTGATGAAGCTCTATGTGCCGGAAGGCCAGGACGTTGGGAAATACATCAACGGTCACCTGCTGGACATCGACGGGATCGAGCGCACCTACACCACGCAAACCTACAAAGCCTTCTAG
- a CDS encoding ABC transporter substrate-binding protein, with protein MRKYLLSAVAASAVVAGSPAAFADVEAAKKWIDQEFQPSVLSKDEQLAEMQWFIDAAAPFSGMEINVLSEGIPTHGYESEVLAKAFEDITGIKVNHQILGEGEVVQAVQTQMQTQRNLYDAYVNDSDLIGTHSRLQLAYNLTDFMAGDGADVTNPGLDLDDFMGTQFTTGPDGDLYQLPDQQFANLYWFRKDWFDREDLQAAFKEKYGYDLGVPVNWSAYEDIAEFFSNDVKEIDGTTIYGHMDYGKRAPDLGWRMTDAWLSMAGAGSKGEPNGVPIDEWGIRMEAGSCNPAGASVSRGGAANGPAAVYAIRKWDEWLRNYAPPGAASYDFYQSLPALAQGNVAQQIFWYTAFTADMVKPQSEGNNTVDGDGNPLWRMAPSPHGPYWEEGQKVGYQDVGSWTILKSTPLDRAKAAWLYAQFVVSKTVDVKKSHVGLTFIRDSSVNHESFSERAPKLGGLVEFYRSPDRVAWSPTGINVPDYPKLAQIWWQQIGDVNSGAFTPQEAMDRLAEEMDITMARMQQADERANVYGGCGPRLNEEKDPSEWLGKGGAKAKLENEKPQGETVNYDELVARWASQ; from the coding sequence ATGCGCAAGTATCTGCTCTCCGCAGTGGCGGCGTCTGCCGTTGTTGCGGGGTCGCCGGCGGCTTTTGCCGACGTGGAAGCGGCCAAGAAATGGATTGATCAGGAATTCCAGCCCTCGGTGCTCAGCAAGGACGAGCAATTGGCAGAGATGCAGTGGTTCATCGACGCCGCCGCGCCGTTCTCGGGCATGGAAATCAACGTGCTCTCGGAAGGGATTCCGACGCATGGCTATGAATCCGAAGTACTCGCCAAGGCCTTCGAGGACATCACCGGCATCAAGGTGAACCACCAGATCCTCGGCGAGGGCGAAGTGGTGCAGGCGGTGCAAACGCAGATGCAGACGCAGCGCAATCTCTATGATGCCTACGTCAACGACTCCGATCTGATCGGCACCCACTCCCGCCTGCAGCTGGCCTACAACCTGACGGACTTCATGGCCGGCGACGGTGCCGACGTGACGAACCCCGGCCTCGATCTGGATGACTTCATGGGCACCCAGTTCACCACCGGCCCGGACGGCGATCTGTACCAGTTGCCCGACCAGCAGTTCGCGAACCTCTATTGGTTCCGCAAGGACTGGTTTGATCGCGAGGATCTGCAGGCCGCCTTCAAGGAGAAATACGGCTACGATCTGGGCGTCCCGGTGAACTGGTCCGCCTATGAGGACATCGCCGAGTTCTTCTCCAACGACGTGAAGGAAATCGACGGCACCACGATCTACGGCCACATGGATTACGGCAAACGCGCGCCGGATCTTGGCTGGCGGATGACGGACGCCTGGCTCTCCATGGCGGGTGCCGGCTCCAAGGGCGAGCCCAACGGCGTGCCGATCGACGAATGGGGCATCCGGATGGAAGCCGGTTCCTGCAACCCGGCCGGCGCGTCTGTCTCCCGCGGTGGTGCCGCGAACGGCCCGGCGGCGGTTTACGCGATCCGCAAGTGGGATGAATGGCTGCGCAATTACGCTCCTCCGGGTGCGGCGTCCTATGACTTCTACCAGTCGCTCCCCGCGCTGGCGCAGGGCAACGTGGCCCAGCAGATCTTCTGGTACACCGCCTTCACTGCCGACATGGTGAAGCCGCAGTCCGAGGGCAACAACACGGTGGATGGCGACGGCAACCCGCTTTGGCGCATGGCCCCGAGCCCGCATGGCCCCTATTGGGAAGAAGGCCAGAAGGTCGGCTATCAGGACGTGGGCTCCTGGACGATCCTGAAATCCACGCCGCTGGATCGTGCCAAGGCCGCCTGGCTCTACGCGCAGTTCGTTGTGTCCAAGACGGTGGACGTGAAGAAATCCCATGTTGGCCTGACCTTCATCCGCGACTCCTCGGTGAATCACGAAAGCTTCTCCGAGCGCGCTCCGAAGCTTGGCGGCCTCGTGGAGTTCTACCGCTCCCCGGATCGCGTGGCATGGTCCCCCACGGGCATCAACGTGCCGGATTATCCGAAACTGGCCCAGATTTGGTGGCAGCAGATCGGTGACGTGAACTCCGGTGCCTTCACCCCGCAGGAAGCCATGGATCGCCTCGCCGAGGAGATGGACATCACCATGGCCCGCATGCAGCAAGCCGACGAGCGCGCCAATGTCTACGGCGGCTGCGGCCCGCGCCTGAACGAGGAAAAAGATCCCTCCGAATGGCTCGGCAAAGGCGGTGCCAAGGCGAAGCTGGAGAACGAGAAGCCCCAGGGCGAGACCGTGAACTACGACGAGCTCGTTGCCCGCTGGGCCTCGCAATAA
- a CDS encoding ABC transporter ATP-binding protein, whose product MTVELRHVTKSVGGVEHIKPVSLRLETGHFNVLLGETGAGKTSLIKLMAGLDRAASGEILINGQDVTKLTPQKRNISLVHQFFVNYPHMSVYDNIASPLKIAGMAKSEIAGRVEEAAKILQLEPMLNRRPQELSGGQQQRCALARAIAKESTAVFLDEPLANLDYKLREELRDQLPELFAGRGAVVVYATSEPEEALLLGGHTALMHDGHVTQFGKTAEIYRNPKNLASARVFSNPPINAAPITKQGTQARLNANVKWELTGKAADLADGDYTVAVRPHYVSPIRHSAAHVSVTGTVQVTELSGSESSAHFSLGSESWVSLAPGVHPYKVGEDHEFFMDPSKCFYFAPDGALVA is encoded by the coding sequence ATGACAGTTGAACTGAGACACGTAACCAAGAGCGTCGGAGGGGTGGAGCACATCAAGCCCGTCTCCCTCAGGCTCGAAACCGGGCACTTCAACGTGCTTCTGGGCGAAACCGGGGCTGGCAAGACTTCCCTGATCAAGCTCATGGCGGGGCTGGACCGTGCCGCGAGCGGAGAGATCCTGATCAACGGGCAGGATGTCACCAAGCTCACCCCGCAGAAACGCAACATCAGCCTCGTGCACCAGTTCTTCGTGAACTACCCGCATATGAGCGTCTACGACAACATCGCCTCGCCGCTGAAGATCGCCGGCATGGCGAAATCCGAGATCGCGGGGCGTGTGGAAGAAGCGGCGAAGATCCTGCAGCTCGAGCCGATGCTGAACCGCCGCCCGCAGGAGCTTTCCGGTGGCCAGCAACAGCGCTGCGCGCTCGCCCGCGCCATCGCCAAGGAAAGCACCGCCGTGTTCCTGGATGAGCCGCTGGCCAACCTCGACTACAAGCTGCGCGAGGAGCTGCGCGATCAGCTGCCCGAGCTGTTTGCCGGGCGCGGGGCCGTGGTTGTCTATGCCACATCCGAGCCGGAAGAGGCTCTGTTGCTGGGCGGCCATACCGCTCTGATGCACGACGGCCATGTGACGCAATTTGGCAAGACGGCAGAGATCTACCGGAACCCGAAGAACCTCGCCTCCGCGCGTGTCTTTTCGAACCCGCCGATCAACGCCGCGCCGATCACCAAGCAAGGCACTCAGGCCCGCTTGAACGCCAATGTGAAGTGGGAGCTGACGGGCAAGGCCGCCGATCTGGCCGATGGCGACTACACCGTCGCCGTGCGCCCGCATTATGTCTCGCCGATCCGCCATTCCGCCGCCCATGTCTCGGTCACAGGGACGGTGCAGGTGACGGAGCTCAGCGGGTCGGAAAGCAGCGCGCATTTCAGTCTTGGCTCAGAAAGCTGGGTTTCCCTCGCGCCGGGCGTGCACCCCTACAAGGTGGGCGAAGACCATGAGTTCTTCATGGACCCGTCCAAATGCTTCTACTTCGCGCCCGACGGCGCGCTCGTGGCCTGA
- a CDS encoding ABC transporter ATP-binding protein: MAKITLSQLRHSYMPAPKSPDDYALKQIDLDWQDGGAYALLGPSGCGKSTLLNIISGLLVPSEGRILFDGQDVTDLPPDQRNIAQVFQFPVIYDTMTVRENLAFPLKNRGVAPARIAARVAEIAEMLEVTEMLDQRAAGLSPDNKQKISMGRGLVRDDVNVVMFDEPLTVIDPHLKWKLRSKLKELHQRVNATMIYVTHDQTEALTFADQVVVMQLGEVVQIGTPVELFERPAHTFVGHFIGSPGMNVLPCEVRDGGAFFLGQNVPLEGSITQTGNRTEIGIRPEFVTLSQEGIAGKVRKVADLGHSAVVEAITGDGTRLSAVLHSHDLPAQGDTVHMQFKQEQTRFYADGWLASEARGAA; this comes from the coding sequence ATGGCTAAAATCACCCTCTCCCAGCTGCGCCACAGCTACATGCCCGCCCCGAAATCCCCGGATGACTACGCGCTCAAGCAGATCGATCTGGATTGGCAGGATGGTGGTGCCTACGCGCTGCTCGGCCCCTCGGGCTGCGGAAAATCGACCCTGCTCAACATCATTTCGGGCCTTCTGGTGCCTTCGGAAGGGCGCATCCTCTTTGACGGGCAGGACGTGACGGACCTGCCGCCGGATCAGCGCAACATCGCGCAGGTGTTCCAGTTCCCTGTGATCTACGACACGATGACCGTGCGCGAGAACCTCGCCTTCCCGCTCAAGAACCGGGGCGTTGCGCCTGCGCGCATTGCGGCCCGCGTAGCTGAGATTGCCGAGATGCTCGAAGTCACCGAGATGCTCGACCAGCGCGCGGCGGGGCTTTCGCCGGACAACAAGCAGAAGATCTCCATGGGGCGCGGCCTCGTGCGTGATGACGTGAACGTGGTGATGTTCGACGAGCCGCTCACCGTGATCGATCCGCATCTGAAATGGAAGCTGCGCTCCAAGCTCAAGGAGCTGCACCAGCGCGTCAACGCGACGATGATCTACGTGACCCACGACCAGACCGAAGCGCTCACCTTTGCCGATCAGGTGGTGGTGATGCAGCTGGGTGAGGTGGTGCAGATCGGCACACCGGTGGAGCTTTTCGAGCGCCCGGCGCATACATTCGTGGGCCATTTCATCGGCTCACCCGGCATGAACGTCCTTCCCTGTGAAGTGCGCGATGGCGGGGCGTTCTTTTTGGGCCAGAACGTCCCGCTTGAAGGCAGCATAACGCAAACCGGCAACCGCACGGAAATCGGCATTCGGCCCGAGTTCGTGACGCTTTCGCAAGAGGGGATCGCAGGCAAGGTGCGCAAGGTGGCCGACCTGGGCCATAGCGCCGTGGTGGAGGCGATCACCGGCGATGGCACACGGCTTTCGGCGGTGCTGCACAGCCATGATCTGCCCGCGCAGGGCGACACGGTACACATGCAATTCAAGCAGGAACAGACACGTTTTTACGCGGATGGCTGGCTGGCCTCCGAGGCACGGGGGGCCGCCTGA
- a CDS encoding carbohydrate ABC transporter permease: MKTENQKAWFFVLPVLLLVAFNALIPMMTVVNYSVQETFGDNVFFWEGLGWFEQILRSERFHAALGRQFLFTGLILIIEIPLGVIIALSMPKKGFWVPVCLVTMALPMLIPWNVVGAMWNIFTLPDIGLLGYFLNHTLGIDYNMTQDPLAAWITIIVMDVWHWTSLVVLLSYAGLVSIPDAYYQAAKIDGASNWSVFRYIQLPKMKQVLTIAILLRFMDSFNIYTEPFVLTGGGPGNSTTLLSIDLVKIALGQFDLGPAAAMSLIYFAITLLVSWLFYTLMTKDDQK, encoded by the coding sequence ATGAAAACCGAAAACCAGAAAGCATGGTTCTTCGTGCTGCCGGTTCTGCTGCTGGTGGCCTTCAACGCGCTGATCCCGATGATGACCGTCGTCAACTACTCGGTGCAGGAAACCTTCGGCGACAACGTCTTCTTTTGGGAGGGCCTCGGCTGGTTCGAGCAGATCCTGCGCTCCGAGCGCTTCCACGCGGCGCTGGGGCGGCAGTTCCTCTTCACCGGCTTGATCCTGATCATAGAGATCCCGCTGGGCGTGATCATCGCGCTTTCGATGCCCAAGAAGGGCTTCTGGGTGCCGGTCTGCCTCGTGACGATGGCGCTGCCTATGCTGATCCCGTGGAACGTGGTGGGCGCGATGTGGAACATCTTCACGCTGCCCGACATCGGCCTTCTGGGCTATTTCCTGAACCACACGCTGGGCATTGATTACAACATGACCCAAGATCCGCTGGCGGCCTGGATCACCATCATCGTGATGGATGTCTGGCACTGGACCTCGCTCGTAGTTCTGCTGAGTTATGCTGGATTGGTCTCGATTCCCGACGCCTACTACCAGGCGGCCAAAATCGACGGCGCCTCCAACTGGTCGGTGTTTCGCTACATCCAGCTGCCGAAGATGAAGCAGGTGCTCACCATCGCGATCCTGCTGCGCTTCATGGACAGCTTCAACATCTACACCGAGCCCTTCGTGCTCACCGGCGGCGGGCCGGGCAACTCCACCACGCTTCTGTCGATCGACCTCGTGAAGATCGCGCTGGGGCAGTTCGATCTTGGGCCGGCTGCCGCCATGTCGCTCATCTACTTCGCCATCACGCTTCTGGTCAGCTGGCTGTTCTACACGCTGATGACCAAAGACGATCAGAAATAA
- a CDS encoding carbohydrate ABC transporter permease: MKKRTLIPILYILFLMLPIYWLVAMSFKTTNEILSGFSLFPQTFTLENYTTIFTDPTWYWGYINSIIYVTLNTVISVCVALPAAYAFSRYTFLGDKHLFFWLLTNRMAPAAVFALPFFQLYSAVGLFDTHLAVALAHCLFNIPLAVWILEGFMSGVPKELDETAYVDGYSFPRFFVSIFLPTIKAGVGVAAFFCFMFSWVELLLAKTLTAVEAKPIAATMTKTASSAGYELGLLAAAGTLTIIPGAIVIYFVRNYIAKGFALGRV; encoded by the coding sequence ATGAAGAAACGTACCCTGATCCCGATCCTCTACATCCTCTTTCTCATGCTGCCGATCTACTGGCTGGTGGCGATGAGCTTCAAGACGACGAACGAGATCCTGTCGGGCTTTTCGCTCTTCCCCCAGACCTTCACGCTGGAGAACTACACGACGATCTTCACCGATCCGACGTGGTACTGGGGCTATATCAACTCGATCATCTACGTGACGCTGAACACGGTGATCTCCGTCTGCGTGGCGCTGCCGGCGGCCTATGCCTTCAGCCGCTACACCTTCCTTGGCGACAAGCACCTGTTCTTCTGGTTGCTGACGAACCGCATGGCCCCGGCGGCCGTGTTCGCGCTGCCCTTCTTCCAGCTCTACTCAGCGGTGGGGCTGTTTGACACCCACCTCGCCGTGGCGCTGGCGCATTGCCTGTTCAACATCCCGCTGGCGGTGTGGATCCTTGAGGGCTTCATGTCGGGCGTGCCCAAGGAGCTGGACGAAACCGCCTATGTGGACGGCTACTCCTTCCCGCGCTTCTTCGTCTCGATCTTCCTGCCCACGATCAAGGCCGGTGTCGGCGTGGCGGCCTTCTTCTGCTTCATGTTCAGCTGGGTCGAACTGCTGCTCGCCAAGACGCTCACCGCCGTGGAGGCCAAGCCCATCGCCGCCACCATGACGAAAACCGCCTCCTCGGCGGGCTACGAGCTGGGGCTTCTGGCCGCCGCCGGGACGCTCACCATCATCCCCGGCGCGATCGTGATCTATTTTGTCCGTAACTACATTGCCAAGGGCTTTGCCCTGGGGAGGGTGTAA
- a CDS encoding DUF2160 domain-containing protein yields MLSWMAWTWPTALIFIGIFSAMGILTVIEIKHPGGDERKGALGLTTTRGDRLFITLLGTVYIFLAWLGLVGMPLWVPLGVSICWGIFCFWKV; encoded by the coding sequence ATGCTGAGCTGGATGGCTTGGACCTGGCCGACGGCCCTTATCTTCATCGGGATCTTCTCGGCCATGGGGATCCTCACCGTGATCGAGATCAAACACCCCGGCGGGGACGAGCGCAAAGGCGCGCTCGGCCTCACCACCACGCGCGGTGATCGGCTCTTCATCACGCTTCTGGGGACGGTCTACATCTTCCTTGCGTGGCTCGGGCTCGTGGGCATGCCGCTTTGGGTGCCGCTGGGCGTGAGCATCTGCTGGGGGATCTTCTGCTTCTGGAAGGTGTAG
- a CDS encoding BlaI/MecI/CopY family transcriptional regulator, producing the protein MRKKKNSEFLTEVELEFMSELWELGEGSVRDVLERLAPERNLAYTSGATILRILEKKGFVKSTKQGKTFIYEPILTKDAYQSKSLKNLSEKLFDDTPASLVARLVDDFELSDDDFEELRALLDRRMKDGSGPSGL; encoded by the coding sequence ATGCGAAAGAAGAAGAACAGCGAGTTTCTGACGGAAGTCGAACTGGAATTCATGTCCGAGCTTTGGGAGCTGGGGGAAGGATCCGTGCGCGATGTGCTTGAGCGCCTCGCGCCGGAACGCAACCTGGCCTACACATCCGGTGCCACAATCCTGCGCATACTCGAGAAAAAGGGATTCGTGAAAAGCACGAAGCAGGGCAAGACGTTCATCTACGAACCGATCCTGACCAAGGACGCTTATCAATCGAAATCCCTGAAAAATCTGTCCGAGAAGCTCTTTGACGACACCCCCGCCTCCCTCGTGGCGCGGCTGGTGGATGATTTCGAACTGTCGGACGACGATTTTGAGGAACTTCGGGCGTTGTTGGACAGGAGAATGAAAGATGGAAGTGGTCCGTCCGGTCTTTGA